Proteins encoded within one genomic window of Xiphophorus maculatus strain JP 163 A chromosome 11, X_maculatus-5.0-male, whole genome shotgun sequence:
- the pcnx3 gene encoding pecanex-like protein 3 isoform X2 → MGSQALQILRQGVWASLTGGWYVDPHQSTFSNCIHLYLWIFLLAFPFLLYMALPPSLVVAGVYSAVVAVFFTAIKVVNYRLHAMFDLGEIVEKKQASLAADAPRTEEGDDGSGAHDGNQHRDSHVGVEMTVFRKVNSTPPVRCSSQHSLFGLNQVSEFLPQLEDVGGTTDLKELTQAQGSNNVIVTSAHRAILRQSSQDAQRPSSMVQSCISDSPGGEFPGLIGVPGVSSGPEDPGGCLSIPPSPLSQEDGDEKEQPKDLPKQSSHQSPKDNGLGTYCPLGPSAESESLGDTPLSPLIKNSLSEELSENLMGLGLDPGAFAPGTEHPGSRSGVALAAGSTDSCFSAGGATTDRETLSTVSSYRSEKTDSTQLESPSLSQSRPADGQTPAAAPVSGSIPLKNTEDAAGQGGSDTDNLSDSVLLRSPSKELSISQGLDRTLVEEDLPPAHSDIAQPPPLQNSSPSSSGHSEVCDLDRKSHGPPLPPPRQANSVPSGLALGLVCSEPSLPISSTPLLLSDPPVLQAQQVVRPKDLKLLRAGGGNMGHRPGRRKALRRRTGAGSSSFDCGSYRRHHNHRQHRDYIPVRSRLGAKAYSESLFEDSSDEDDGSDISAGSSLGSQRRYSSDEDNDNDDDSSSSTSCYSSDLANINITSLRSTASQLPAPREGDLPETSAPSHSRAAQRSSSTASAKTHARVLSMDGAGGGQSNAATTPSALLPMPSTSTPAPRTLTMSKSDLEARTIHTDGFPVCHRHHRLDSLGGSWTGNQMGWRAGELVEEGAVGGALGPEDGSKHECMTSVKRTQAIRRRHNAGSNPTPPPSTMGSPPSLQDLQRVRTSSHSRTRTLPSALQFASSLLLPRSGIHEASNFDDTSEGAVHYFYDESGVKRSYTFGPAGGGYEDPVQERERQSQSSSFTSTEVQDGAPVLSILQPRPVVLQGMQVRRVPLEMPEFDLDHESLQESHENTLMIEEKAKPKQYYRFWVLPGKWLRVRYDRLALLALLDRNRRVGENVFSVLLASLVAFLGFLLLLQGFFRDILVFQFCLVIASCQYSLLKSVQPDAASPMHGHNWIIVYSRPVYFCLCCGMIWIFDLSGRAGSLQPFSLYGVTFFSGHFLLCVRDMLIVFALCFPVIFLFGLLPQVNTFVMCLLEQIDMHIFGGTATTSPLSSLFSLIRSIVVAALLYGFCLGAINAPWGDAHVPVLFSVFCGLLLALSYHLSRQSSDPTILWSLVRSKLFPELENRTPEDPPVEIKDPLPEKLRNSVSEILHSDLVMCPLMAVITFAISASTVFIALQPALSFVLYILAGVVGFVTHYLLPQLRKQLPWFCLAHPVLRSREYSQFEVRDAAQLMWFEKLYAWLQCVEKYFIYPAVVLNSLTTEARTVGQSHKDLDIYRALFISVAGMKLLRSSFCTPSQQYVTLCFTTLFFHCDYPHFSETFLIDYYFMSIVFSKMWDLLYKLRFVLTYIAPWQITWGSAFHAFAQPFAVPHSAVLFVQAVFSAIFSTPLNPVLGSAVFVTSYTRPVKFWERDYNTKRVDHSNTRLATQLDRNPGADDNNLNSIFYEHLTRSLQHSLCGDLLLGRWGNYSTGDCFILASDYLNALVHIIEIGNGLVTFQLRGLEFRGTYCQQREVEAITEGVEEDEGCCCCEPGHLPQMLSFNAAFGQRWLAWEVAATKYVLEGYSISDNNAASMLQVFDLRKILITYYVKSIIYYVSRSPKLEEWLANEAIQEALRPCLAPNYVDSDPTFNLNIDEDYDHRASGVTPSSFSMVYLDWIQYCNSRRQTPVTCERDSPLVNLCFGLCILGRRALGTASHSMSASLEPFLYGLHALFKGDFRITSPRDEWVFADMDLLNRVVAPGVRMSLKLHQDHFTSPDEYEDPMVLYDAITGNEEKMLISHEGDPVWRSAILANMPSLLALRHIMDDGSDEYKIIMLNKRFLSFRVIKVNRECVRGLWAGQQQELVFLRNRNPERGSIQNAKQALRNMINSSCDQPIGYPIYVSPLTTSYAGGHGQLRSVWGGPVSPHNIYTWLISSWDRLQKGCGAGCNSGGNIEDSDCGGGSTSISTNPAIHTTQSTPASGLPQPHITTVQPSMGTDNSAGPTQSWPHHPQPLPLALLSQSESRMEAGLLSSLQRTSSIQGLLGQQLSSSQLSFSSSMVPPPLPVPERFCPAALLENSSHRLSHRSGLHYESHFGKWSFSGRKGFNGPAAVEMEGGPVQTIRTQPPPPSAPVQEAGITHDPLGATQTLDPILLGLGGYGCI, encoded by the exons ATGGGCTCCCAAGCTCTACAGATTTTGCGGCAGGGTGTGTGGGCTTCACTCACAGGAGGCTGGTATGTGGACCCCCATCAGAGCACATTCTCCAACTGCATCCACCTGTACCTGTGGATCTTTCTCCTGGCCTTCCCCTTTCTTCTGTACATG GCTCTTCCTCCAAGCTTGGTGGTGGCAGGCGTGTACTCTGCTGTGGTAGCGGTCTTCTTTACCGCCATTAAGGTGGTTAACTACCGACTTCACGCCATGTTCGACCTCGGTGAGATTGTCGAGAAGAAGCAGGCTTCTCTCGCAGCTGACGCCCCGAGGACAGAAGAAGGAGATGATGGGTCAGGGGCTCACGATGGAAATCAACACAG ggATAGTCATGTTGGTGTGGAAATGACCGTTTTTCGGAAGGTTAACTCGACTCCCCCGGTTCGCTGCAGCTCCCAGCATTCTCTTTTCGGATTGAACCAAGTGTCG GAGTTTTTGCCCCAGCTTGAGGACGTAGGAGGAACTACTG atctCAAAGAATTAACACAGGCACAGGGAAGCAATAATGTAATTGTGACTTCGGCCCATCGTGCGATTTTACGTCAGAGCTCCCAGGATGCACAAA GGCCCTCCAGTATGGTCCAGTCCTGCATCTCTGACTCTCCAGGAGGCGAATTCCCAGGTCTCATTGGAGTTCCTGGAGTGTCATCTGGACCTGAAGATCCTGGAGGATGCCTGTCCATCCCGCCTTCACCTTTAAGTCAAGAAGATGGAGACGAGAAGGAGCAGCCGAAGGACTTGCCTAAACAATCATCTCATCAGAGTCCCAAGGATAATGGGTTGGGAACATATTGTCCACTTGGACCCTCTGCCGAATCTGAAAGCTTAGGCGATACACCCCTCAGCCCTCTTATAAAGAACAGCTTAAGCGAGGAGCTAAGCGAAAACCTCATGGGTTTGGGTCTGGACCCTGGAGCTTTTGCTCCAGGAACTGAGCACCCAGGCAGCCGCAGCGGGGTAGCTTTGGCTGCGGGGTCCACAGACAGCTGCTTCAGTGCAGGTGGAGCTACCACAGACCGCGAGACACTAAGCACCGTAAGCAGCTACCGCTCAGAGAAAACAGACTCCACTCAGTTAGAAAGTCCATCGTTGAGCCAGTCGCGGCCTGCGGATGGACAGACGCCTGCTGCAGCACCAGTGTCAGGTTCTATTcctctgaaaaacacagaggatGCAGCCGGACAGGGTGGCAGTGACACTGACAACCTGTCAGACAGTGTGCTCCTGCGCTCCCCTTCCAAAGAGTTGTCCATCAGCCAGGGCTTAGACCGGACACTTGTTGAGGAGGACTTACCCCCTGCACACTCTGATATTGCACAGCCCCCTCCTCTCCAGAACTCTTCCCCTTCAAGTAGTGGCCACTCAGAGGTGTGTGACTTGGACAGAAAATCTCATGGTCCTCCTCTCCCCCCACCTCGGCAGGCCAATTCAGTGCCTTCAGGGCTGGCCCTGGGTCTAGTGTGTTCTGAGCCTTCTCTGCCCATATCCTCCACCCCATTGTTACTGTCTGACCCGCCTGTGCTCCAAGCCCAGCAGGTCGTTCGTCCTAAAGACTTGAAGCTGCTGCGGGCTGGAGGCGGAAACATGGGCCACAGGCCGGGCCGAAGGAAAGCTCTCAGACGGCGAACAGGAGCGGGCAGCAGTAGTTTCGACTGTGGCTCTTACAGGCGTCACCACAATCACAGGCAACACAGAGATTACATCCCGGTGCGCAGCCGGCTGGGGGCTAAAGCTTACAGCGAAAGTTTGTTTGAGGACTCCAGTGACGAGGACGACGGCAGTGATATTAGCGCCGGGTCCAGCCTGGGCTCCCAGCGCAGATACAGCTCAGACGAGGACAACGACAATGATGACGACTCAAGTTCCTCTACCTCTTGCTACTCCTCAGACCTCGCCAACATCAACATTACATCCCTTCGCTCCACTGCTTCTCAACTTCCTGCTCCAAGGGAGGGCGATTTACCCGAAACCTCGGCCCCCTCTCATTCTCGTGCTGCTCAGCGCTCCTCTAGCACAGCGAGCGCCAAGACTCATGCGAGGGTACTAAGTATGGATGGAGCTGGCGGGGGCCAAAGCAACGCAGCGACCACGCCCTCCGCGCTTCTTCCAATGCCCTCCACGTCCACCCCGGCTCCTCGCACCCTTACTATGTCTAAGTCTGATCTTGAAGCCCGAACTATACACACCGACGGCTTCCCTGTATGCCATCGTCATCATCGGCTGGATTCTCTCGGAGGGTCTTGGACCGGCAACCAGATGGGTTGGAGGGCAGGAGAGCTGGTTGAAGAGGGAGCCGTGGGTGGAG CTTTAGGTCCAGAAGACGGAAGCAAACATGAGTGCATGACGAGCGTGAAGAGGACCCAGGCGATTCGCCGGAGGCACAACGCCGGGAGCAACCCCACACCCCCACCTTCAACAATGGGATCGCCTCCCAG CCTCCAAGACCTTCAGCGTGTTCGGACCTCGTCTCATTCCCGCACCCGCACGCTTCCATCAGCCTTACAGTTTGCGTCTTCGCTCTTACTCCCCCGCAGCGGCATCCACGAGGCCTCCAACTTCGACGACACATCAGAGGGAGCGGTGCACTATTTCTACGATGAAAGTG GAGTGAAGAGATCATACACTTTTGGACCTGCTGGAGGAGGTTATGAGGACCCGGTTCA agaaagagagaggcaGTCCCAGTCATCAAGCTTCACCTCCACTGAGGTTCAGGATGGAGCGCCAGTCCTGTCCATCCTCCAGCCCAGACCTGTGGTTCTGCAGGGCATGCAGGTCCGCAGGGTGCCGCTTGAAATGCCGGAG tttgatctTGATCACGAATCCCTCCAAGAATCCCATGAGAACACTCTGATGATTGAGGAGAAAGCCAAGCCTAAGCAGTACTACCGGTTTTGGGTGCTGCCTGGAAAGTGGTTGAGGGTTCGATACGATCGACTGGCTCTTCTGGCTCTGTTGGACAG GAATCGCCGCGTGGGAGAGAACGTGTTTTCGGTGTTGTTGGCCAGCCTGGTGGCCTTCCTGGGGTTTCTGCTCCTGCTTCAGGGCTTTTTCAGGGACATCTTGGTCTTCCAGTTCTGCTTGGTCATTGCCAGCTGCCAGTACTCTCTACTGAAG AGTGTACAGCCGGATGCTGCCTCCCCAATGCAT GGCCATAACTGGATCATTGTGTACAGTCGGCCTGTTTACTTCTGCTTGTGTTGTGGGATGATCTGGATATTTGACTTGTCTGGGCGAGCTGGAAGTCTGCAGCCATTCTCCCTCTATGGGGTCACTTTCTTCTCTGGACACTTCCTGCTGTGTGTCAGGGACATGCTTATTG TTTTTGCCTTGTGCTTTCCAGTCATTTTCCTGTTTGGGTTGCTACCTCAGGTCAATACATTTGTGATGTGTCTGCTGGAGCAGATTGACATGCATATTTTTGGTGGAACCG CTACTACCAGCCCGCTCTCATCTCTGTTCAGCCTCATACGCAGCATAGTGGTGGCAGCTCTGCTTTATGGATTTTGCCTCGGCGCCATAAAT GCCCCATGGGGGGATGCCCATGTGCCAGTgctgttctctgtgttttgtggTCTACTTTTGGCCTTGTCTTACCACCTAAGCCGCCAAAGCAGTGACCCAACCATTCTGTG GTCACTGGTCCGGTCCAAATTATTCCCAGAACTGGAGAACAGAACACCAGAAGATCCCCCTGTGGAAATCAAAGATCCTCTCCCCGAGAAGCTGCGCAACTCTGTG AGCGAGATCCTTCATTCAGACCTCGTCATGTGTCCGCTCATGGCTGTGATTACCTTCGCCATCAGTGCCAGCACCGTTTTCATCGCTCTCCAG CCTGCTCTCAGCTTTGTCTTGTACATCCTGGCTGGAGTTGTAGGGTTCGTTACACACTATCTCCTGCCTCAGCTCCGTAAACAGCTGCCATGGTTCTGCCTTGCACACCCTGTGCTCAGATCCAGAGAATACAGCCAGTTTGAAGTCCGAG ATGCTGCTCAGCTGATGTGGTTTGAGAAGCTTTATGCGTGGCTTCAGTGCGTGGAGAAATACTTCATCTACCCAGCAGTGGTGCTGAACTCTCTAACAACCGAAGCCCGAACTGTCGGCCAGAGTCATAAAGATCTGGACATCTA CCGAGCTCTCTTCATCTCAGTCGCAGGAATGAAGCTGCTGCGCTCATCCTTCTGCACCCCGTCTCAGCAGTACGTCACGCTGTGCTTTACCACGCTCTTCTTTCACTGCGACTATCCACACTTCTCGGAGACCTTCCTAATTGACTACTACTTCATGTCCATCGTCTTCAGCAAG ATGTGGGATCTGCTGTACAAGTTGCGCTTTGTTCTGACTTACATAGCCCCCTGGCAGATCACATGGGGCTCAGCCTTTCACGCTTTTGCTCAACCGTTTGCCGTTCCTC ACTCTGCTGTGCTTTTCGTTCAGGCGGTCTTCTCCGCCATCTTTTCCACGCCGCTCAACCCTGTTCTAGGCAGTGCCGTGTTCGTCACCTCTTACACAAGGCCTGTGAAATTCTGGGAGCGAGACTACAA CACAAAGCGAGTCGACCATTCGAACACCAGACTCGCCACTCAGTTAGACCGCAACCCAG GCGCCGACGACAACAACTTGAACTCGATTTTCTATGAGCACCTGACGCGCTCTCTGCAGCACAGCCTGTGTGGCGACCTGCTGCTCGGTCGCTGGGGCAACTACAGCACGGGCGACTGCTTCATCCTGGCGTCGGACTACCTCAACGCTCTGGTGCACATCATCGAGATCGGCAACGGCCTCGTCACCTTCCAGCTGCGTGGGCTGGAGTTCAGAG GAACCTACTGTCAGCAGAGGGAGGTAGAGGCCATCACAGAGGGGGTGGAGGAGGACgaaggctgctgctgctgcgaaCCAGGTCATCTGCCACAGATGTTGTCCTTCAACGCTGCGTTTGGACAGCGCTGGCTGGCCTGGGAAGTGGCTGCCACCAAATATGTTCTGGAGGGCTACAGTATCAGCGACAATAACGCAGCCTCTATGTTGCAAGTGTTCGACCTGCGCAAGATTCTCATCACCTATTATGTGAAG AGCATCATCTACTATGTGAGTCGGTCCCCTAAGCTTGAGGAGTGGCTGGCAAACGAGGCGATCCAGGAGGCTCTGCGGCCGTGCCTTGCCCCCAACTATGTGGACAGCGACCCCACCTTCAACTTGAACATCGACGAGGACTACGACCACCGAGCCTCGGGCGTCACCCCCTCCTCATTCAGCATGGTTTACCTCGACTGGATTCAGTACTGCAACAGCAGGCGCCAAACG CCGGTAACTTGTGAGAGAGATTCCCCACTCGTCAACCTGTGTTTTGGCCTTTGTATCCTGGGAAGAAGAGCTCTGGGCACAGCATCTCACAGCATGTCTGCAAG TTTGGAGCCGTTCCTCTACGGCCTGCATGCGCTCTTCAAAGGAGATTTCCGCATCACGTCGCCCAGGGACGAGTGGGTGTTTGCAGACATGGACCTGCTGAATCGAGTCGTGGCGCCAGGAGTCCGAATGTCCCTCAAACTGCATCAG GATCATTTTACGTCTCCAGATGAGTACGAGGATCCGATGGTTCTGTATGATGCAATCACTGGAAACGAAGAAAAGATGCTGATTTCCCATGAAGGTGACCCGGTGTGGCGCAGCGCCATCCTGGCCAACATGCCGTCACTGCTGGCACTGCGACACATCATGGATGACGGCAGCGACGAGTACAAGATCATCATGCTCAACAAGAGATTCCTCAGCTTCAGAGTCATCAAG GTGAACAGAGAATGTGTGCGTGGGCTGTGGGCCGGCCAACAGCAGGAGCTGGTTTTCCTGCGTAACCGTAACCCAGAGCGAGGGAGCATTCAGAACGCCAAACAAGCCCTGAGAAACATGATCAACTCCTCCTGCGATCAGCCCATCGGTTACCCGATATACGTGTCCCCACTCACCACCTCATACGCCGGGGGTCACGGCCAACTCCGTTCAGTGTGGGGCGGCCCGGTCAGCCCACACAATATCTACACATGGCTCATCAGCAGCTGGGAtcg GTTGCAGAAAGGCTGCGGCGCCGGCTGTAACAGTGGCGGAAACATCGAGGATTCAGACTGCGGAGGAGGCTCCACTTCCATCTCCACTAACCCAGCCATTCACACCACGCAGAGTACGCCAGCCTCCGGCCTGCCCCAGCCGCACATCACCACTGTCCAGCCCTCCATGG GTACAGACAACTCTGCAGGCCCAACCCAGAGCTGGCCCCACCATCCCCAGCCTCTCCCATTGGCTCTGCTCAGCCAATCGGAGAGCAGGATGGAGGCTGGCCTGCTGTCCTCTCTGCAGCGGACGTCCTCCATCCAGGGGCTCCTGGGCCAGCAGCTCTCCAGCTCCCAGCTCTCCTTCAGCAGCTCCATGGTTCCGCCGCCTCTGCCCGTCCCGGAGCGCTTCTGCCCGGCAGCCCTGCTGGAGAACTCGAGCCACAGGTTGAGCCACAGGAGCGGCCTGCACTACGAGAGCCACTTTGGCAAGTGGAGCTTTTCAGGCAGGAAGGGCTTTAACGGGCCGGCCGCCGTGGAGATGGAAGGAGGGCCGGTACAGACTATACGCACACAG cctcctcctccttcagcgCCAGTGCAGGAGGCCGGTATCACACACGACCCGCTTGGAGCCACTCAGACGCTCGACCCGATTCTGCTGGGTTTAGGTGGCTACGGCTGTATTTGA